The Cygnus atratus isolate AKBS03 ecotype Queensland, Australia chromosome 7, CAtr_DNAZoo_HiC_assembly, whole genome shotgun sequence genome includes a window with the following:
- the SLC18A3 gene encoding vesicular acetylcholine transporter: MAEAEAGAAGRARAAVARLSEAVGERRRRLGTAMGEARRQRRLLLLVVCVALLLDNMLYMVIVPIVPDYIAAMRGGGGAAGPAAPAGANESGGGGGNRSLLPARYPPATGGNEDVQIGVLFASKAMLQLLVNPLSGTLIDRVGYELPLLAGLAVMFLSTLTFAFAANYATLFAARSLQGLGSAFADTAGIALIADRYSEEPARSRALGTALACISFGSLAAPPFGGVLYQFAGKRVPFLVLAAVCLLDGLLLLAVEPPCGAGARANMPVGTPIHRLMVDPYIAVVAGALTTCNIPLAFLEPTIANWMKESMGASEWEVGLTWLPAFFPHVLGVYVTVRLAAAYPHLQWFYGALGMAIIGASSCLVPACRNFGQVIVPLCGICFGIALVDTALLPTLAFLVDVRHVSVYGSVYAIADISYSVAYALGPIVAGQIVHTMGFAQLNLGMGLANVLYAPVLLFLKNVCQMKPSHSERNILLEEGPKGLYDTIKMEERKGVGKSLRPVGETEENGTDSYHRYLAGVSEEDSSDYEYS; the protein is encoded by the coding sequence ATGGCGGAGGCAgaggcgggggcggcggggcgggcgcgggcCGCCGTGGCGCGGCTCTCGGAGGCGGTgggcgagcggcggcggcggctgggcACGGCCATGGGGGAggcgcggcggcagcggcggctgctgctgctggtggtgtgcGTGGCGCTGCTGCTGGACAACATGCTCTACATGGTCATCGTGCCCATCGTCCCCGACTACATCGCGGCCATGCGCGGCGGAGGGGGCgccgccggcccggccgcgcCCGCGGGGGCCAAcgagagcggcggcggcggcggcaaCCGGAGCCTGCTGCCCGCCCGGTACCCGCCGGCCACGGGGGGCAACGAGGACGTGCAGATCGGTGTGCTGTTCGCCTCCAAGgccatgctgcagctgctggtgaaCCCGCTGAGCGGCACCCTCATCGACCGCGTGGGCTACGAGTTGCCGCTGCTGGCCGGGCTGGCCGTCATGTTCCTCTCCACGCTCACCTTCGCCTTCGCGGCCAACTACGCGACGCTGTTCGCGGCGCgcagcctgcaggggctgggctcgGCCTTCGCCGACACGGCCGGCATCGCGCTCATCGCCGACCGCTACTCGGAGGAGCCGGCGCGGAGCCGCGCCCTGGGCACGGCGCTGGCCTGCATCTCCTTCGGCAGCCTGGCCGCGCCCCCCTTCGGCGGTGTCCTCTACCAGTTCGCCGGCAAGCGGGTGCCCTTCCTGGTGCTGGCCGCCGTCTGCCTGCTCGacgggctgctgctgctcgccgTCGAGCCGCCCTGCGGCGCCGGGGCGCGGGCCAACATGCCCGTGGGCACCCCGATCCACCGCCTCATGGTCGACCCCTACATCGCCGTGGTGGCGGGCGCGCTGACCACCTGCAACATCCCCCTGGCCTTCCTGGAGCCCACCATCGCCAACTGGATGAAGGAGTCGATGGGGGCCAGCGAGTGGGAGGTGGGCCTCACCTGGCTGCCCGCCTTCTTCCCCCACGTGCTGGGCGTCTACGTCACCGTCCGGCTGGCCGCTGCGTACCCGCACCTCCAGTGGTTTTACGGGGCCCTGGGCATGGCCATCATCGGCgccagctcctgcctggtgCCCGCCTGCAGGAATTTCGGGCAGGTCATCGTTCCCCTCTGCGGCATCTGCTTTGGCATCGCACTGGTGGACAcggccctgctgcccacctTGGCCTTCCTGGTGGACGTGCGCCACGTCTCCGTCTACGGCAGCGTCTACGCCATTGCGGACATCTCCTACTCCGTGGCGTACGCCCTGGGGCCCATCGTGGCCGGCCAGATCGTGCACACCATGGGCTTCGCGCAGCTCAACCTGGGAATGGGGCTCGCCAACGTGCTCTACGCCCctgtcctcctcttcctcaaaaACGTCTGCCAAATGAAACCCTCTCACTCGGAGAGGAACATCCTCCTTGAAGAAGGACCTAAGGGACTCTACGACACCATCAAAATGGAGGAGCGCAAAGGCGTGGGCAAAAGCCTTCGGCCAGTGGGTGAGACAGAGGAGAATGGCACGGACTCTTACCACAGATACCTGGCAGGGGTGTCTGAGGAGGACTCATCAGATTACGAGTACAGTTAG